A DNA window from Fusobacteriaceae bacterium contains the following coding sequences:
- a CDS encoding ABC transporter permease — MEQNVKTGDAGLLKKFEWSEHTTELGFVLLFLLATVVGWPNFLQTRNLINILRQQSYTGIIALGMTLVVISGGIDLSVGSMMAFTGGITIYVLNTFPSNSLTGVVVASVFVLVFGAVCGFVNGFLVTRCRIAPFIATLGTMSIFRSLIQYFSGASNILSKNTLYPKIGSGFALGIPVPVWVFLILAAAMHFLLNNTSFGRYVCAVGANEMVAKYSAIGVQTVKLIPYVITGFTVGVTALMWSTRINCIQSSGDGTGYELEAVAAVVIGGTSMSGGKGSIVGTVLGALMLGMINNMLVLGGVSSFLQQAVRGLVIIAAVLLQYNRNIK; from the coding sequence ATGGAACAAAACGTTAAGACCGGCGACGCCGGGCTTTTGAAGAAATTTGAATGGAGCGAGCACACGACGGAACTGGGCTTCGTGCTGCTCTTCCTCTTGGCGACGGTCGTGGGCTGGCCGAATTTTTTGCAGACCCGGAACCTGATCAACATCCTGCGGCAGCAATCCTATACGGGCATCATCGCCCTGGGCATGACGCTCGTCGTGATCTCTGGAGGCATCGATCTCTCGGTGGGCTCCATGATGGCCTTTACGGGGGGCATCACGATCTATGTGCTCAATACCTTTCCGTCAAATTCCCTGACCGGGGTCGTCGTAGCGTCGGTTTTCGTGCTGGTCTTCGGAGCCGTCTGCGGATTCGTGAACGGCTTTCTCGTGACCCGATGCCGGATCGCGCCCTTTATCGCGACCTTGGGCACCATGTCCATCTTCCGTTCGCTGATCCAGTATTTTTCCGGAGCGTCCAATATCCTTTCCAAGAATACGCTGTATCCGAAAATCGGCTCGGGCTTCGCGTTGGGGATTCCGGTCCCCGTGTGGGTATTTCTCATTCTCGCCGCGGCCATGCATTTTTTACTCAACAACACGAGCTTCGGCCGCTATGTGTGCGCCGTGGGGGCCAATGAAATGGTCGCGAAATATTCGGCCATCGGCGTACAGACCGTGAAGCTCATCCCCTATGTGATTACGGGCTTTACCGTGGGCGTCACGGCCCTCATGTGGTCCACGCGGATCAACTGTATCCAGTCATCGGGAGACGGCACGGGCTATGAGCTCGAGGCCGTGGCCGCCGTCGTGATCGGCGGTACGTCCATGTCCGGCGGCAAAGGCTCCATCGTAGGCACGGTCTTGGGGGCGCTGATGCTGGGCATGATCAATAACATGCTTGTACTGGGCGGCGTTTCGTCGTTCCTGCAGCAGGCAGTCAGAGGTTTGGTCATTATTGCGGCAGTGTTACTGCAATATAATCGCAATATTAAATAG
- a CDS encoding substrate-binding domain-containing protein: MKKVVLAFLFTLFLGSFAFGKGAVKIGVAVPTADHGWTGGIGWWADHAVNELKSKYEGKVEFRVVHSANATAQVADVENLGSWGMEYLVILPHESAPLTPIVKQFHDQGVKCIVVDRGLTDTSFGYVNLAGDNPGLGRESGKWLAATMKAEGLTDYVVMGGMPVVIDTERMDAFFAEMDKEASLKDLEGKGKYQFANWSTQDGLKIMETFLQKFPKIDAVFCQDDDVLTGVLQAIKESGRKDIKIALGGAGSKVVMEMIKANDPLVRATTLYHPSMISDGIQYAVDVATGAKSDSFHTAKEPVSVVIPSALIDKSNVDKYYNPDSSF; this comes from the coding sequence ATGAAAAAAGTTGTGTTAGCGTTTTTATTTACCCTGTTTCTGGGCTCCTTCGCTTTTGGCAAGGGAGCGGTGAAAATCGGCGTAGCGGTACCGACGGCTGACCACGGCTGGACGGGCGGCATCGGCTGGTGGGCCGACCACGCGGTAAACGAGCTGAAAAGCAAGTACGAAGGAAAAGTGGAATTCCGCGTAGTGCATTCGGCAAACGCCACCGCGCAGGTCGCGGACGTGGAAAATCTTGGTTCCTGGGGCATGGAATACCTCGTCATTCTTCCCCACGAATCGGCGCCCCTTACCCCCATCGTAAAACAGTTCCACGATCAGGGCGTAAAGTGCATCGTCGTTGACCGCGGACTGACCGACACGAGCTTCGGCTATGTAAACTTGGCGGGCGACAATCCGGGCCTGGGCCGCGAAAGCGGAAAATGGCTGGCCGCCACCATGAAAGCCGAAGGATTGACGGACTACGTGGTTATGGGCGGAATGCCTGTTGTCATCGACACCGAGAGAATGGACGCCTTCTTCGCCGAAATGGATAAAGAAGCGTCGCTCAAAGATCTTGAGGGCAAAGGCAAGTACCAGTTCGCCAACTGGTCCACACAGGACGGCCTGAAAATCATGGAGACCTTCCTGCAGAAGTTCCCGAAGATCGACGCGGTGTTCTGCCAGGACGACGACGTGCTGACGGGCGTATTGCAGGCCATCAAAGAATCCGGCCGCAAGGACATCAAGATCGCGCTGGGCGGCGCCGGTTCCAAAGTCGTTATGGAAATGATCAAAGCCAATGATCCCCTGGTACGGGCGACGACGCTGTACCATCCCTCGATGATTTCCGACGGGATCCAGTACGCCGTTGACGTGGCGACGGGCGCCAAAAGCGATTCCTTCCACACGGCGAAAGAACCTGTTTCCGTGGTTATTCCTTCCGCGCTGATCGACAAATCCAACGTGGACAAATACTACAATCCGGATTCCTCGTTCTAA
- the xylA gene encoding xylose isomerase produces the protein MMMSKVYIGNKEYFPGIGKIPYEGAGSKNPLAFKYYEAEREVKGKKMKDWLRFAVAYWHSFCADGVDPFGGATMIFPWNCTDDKMQNAYNKADAAFEFFTKLGAEYYCWHDRDIAPEGASPAESAENLAKIVDALKKKQDATGVKLLWGTANVFTNPRFMNGAGTNPDFAVTAHAANQIKNAIDGTIKLGGQGYTFWGGREGYMSLLNTDMKREKDHLAMLLTIARDYGRKQGFTGTFYIEPKPMEPTKHQYDFDAETVIGFLRAYGLDKDFKLNIEANHAELAGHDFAHELNVCVDNGLLGSIDANRGDARNGWDTDQFPNNVYETTQAMLAVLRMGGFTTGGLNFDAKIRRNSVDAEDLFIAHIGGMDAFAYGLLKAVEVFEDGRIPAFLKKRYASWDSGDGAKFEKGGFTLDALAALATAYGPEGRTSGKQELLENIFSEIVLGK, from the coding sequence ATGATGATGTCAAAGGTGTATATCGGAAACAAGGAATATTTCCCGGGGATCGGAAAAATCCCCTATGAAGGGGCCGGCAGCAAAAATCCGCTGGCTTTCAAATATTATGAGGCGGAGCGCGAGGTCAAAGGCAAGAAAATGAAAGACTGGCTGCGGTTCGCGGTCGCCTACTGGCACAGTTTTTGCGCCGACGGCGTCGATCCCTTCGGCGGGGCGACGATGATCTTCCCCTGGAATTGCACGGACGACAAGATGCAAAACGCTTATAACAAAGCCGACGCGGCCTTTGAATTTTTTACAAAATTAGGCGCCGAATACTACTGCTGGCACGACCGAGACATCGCCCCCGAAGGCGCAAGCCCGGCGGAATCGGCCGAGAACCTCGCGAAAATCGTCGACGCCCTCAAGAAAAAACAGGACGCGACCGGCGTCAAACTCCTCTGGGGGACGGCCAACGTCTTTACAAACCCGCGCTTTATGAACGGGGCCGGGACGAACCCCGATTTCGCCGTGACGGCGCACGCCGCCAACCAGATCAAAAACGCCATTGACGGGACCATCAAGCTGGGCGGTCAGGGCTACACGTTCTGGGGTGGGCGCGAAGGTTATATGAGCCTTCTCAATACGGACATGAAGCGGGAGAAGGACCATCTGGCCATGCTGCTCACGATTGCCCGGGACTACGGGCGCAAGCAGGGCTTTACGGGGACCTTCTACATCGAGCCCAAACCCATGGAGCCCACAAAGCACCAGTACGACTTTGACGCCGAGACCGTTATCGGCTTTCTCAGAGCCTACGGCCTCGACAAGGACTTCAAGCTCAATATCGAAGCCAATCACGCCGAGCTGGCGGGCCACGACTTTGCCCACGAGCTCAATGTCTGCGTTGACAACGGGCTTCTGGGCTCCATTGACGCCAACCGCGGCGACGCCCGAAACGGTTGGGATACGGATCAGTTCCCCAACAATGTCTACGAGACGACCCAGGCCATGCTGGCCGTACTCAGAATGGGCGGCTTTACCACCGGCGGGCTCAACTTTGACGCGAAAATCCGGAGAAACTCCGTCGACGCCGAAGACCTCTTCATCGCCCATATCGGAGGCATGGACGCCTTCGCCTACGGGCTGTTGAAGGCTGTCGAAGTCTTTGAAGACGGCAGAATTCCGGCGTTTCTCAAAAAACGCTACGCGTCCTGGGACAGCGGGGACGGGGCGAAGTTTGAAAAAGGAGGCTTCACTCTGGACGCGCTGGCGGCGCTGGCGACCGCTTACGGGCCCGAAGGCCGGACCAGCGGCAAGCAGGAGCTGCTTGAGAATATCTTTTCGGAGATTGTGCTCGGGAAGTAA